Proteins found in one Silene latifolia isolate original U9 population unplaced genomic scaffold, ASM4854445v1 scaffold_20.1, whole genome shotgun sequence genomic segment:
- the LOC141638353 gene encoding protein P21-like, translating into MSFPLRLFGLVLVTSLFSTSVLAVTFTVKNNCNYIVWGAAVPGGGQQLNPGGTWTFYVPPGQTGGRVWGRKGCTSNGPNQLSCTTGDCGGVLRCTGYSAPPNTLAEYSLNQYAGRDFFDISLVDGYNLPMSFTPVSNGCNSGPTCPAQLINSCPGQLRAQGACQNPCTIYQSDQYCNHPSQLSMYFKNACPTAYSYPRDDPTSTFTCPGNTNYLVTFCP; encoded by the coding sequence ATGTCATTCCCCCTTCGCCTTTTCGGTCTTGTCTTAGTGACATCCCTATTCTCTACCTCTGTTTTAGCTGTTACCTTTACGGTTAAGAACAATTGCAACTATATCGTATGGGGTGCAGCTGTCCCTGGCGGTGGCCAACAGCTGAATCCAGGAGGAACATGGACCTTTTATGTGCCCCCGGGCCAGACTGGGGGACGCGTTTGGGGTCGTAAAGGTTGCACCTCAAACGGGCCCAACCAACTCAGTTGCACCACGGGAGATTGTGGTGGAGTCCTCCGATGCACTGGTTACAGTGCGCCACCAAATACTCTAGCTGAATACTCCCTTAATCAATACGCTGGCCGTGACTTTTTCGATATATCATTGGTTGATGGGTACAACTTGCCCATGTCATTTACACCCGTATCCAACGGTTGCAATTCTGGGCCCACTTGCCCGGCCCAGCTTATTAACTCATGTCCAGGTCAGTTACGGGCACAAGGTGCGTGTCAAAACCCGTGCACGATTTACCAGAGCGACCAGTATTGCAACCATCCCTCCCAATTATCAATGTATTTCAAGAATGCTTGCCCTACTGCTTATAGTTACCCTCGTGATGATCCTACAAGTACTTTTACTTGCCCTGGTAATACTAATTACTTGGTAACATTTTGCCCCTAG
- the LOC141638314 gene encoding uncharacterized protein LOC141638314 has product MTKDGDDVTSSGGHGGKPALHPVYSVTNIFNKVRMLDGVKITCSAWVKLFTLHAKGYKVSHHIDGTRPPTAADPKYAEWCEIDAHVLQWIYGSISEDLLLRVLETNSTAYEAWTRIKNHFLNNKGARAAALEHEFTNMMLSKCSSLDEYCQKLKDIGNQLTDVGSAVDDQR; this is encoded by the coding sequence ATGACAAAAGACGGTGACGATGTCACAAGTTCCGGTGGTCATGGCGGCAAGCCCGCTTTGCACCCAGTTTATTCCGTCACAAACATTTTCAACAAAGTCCGAATGCTTGATGGCGTCAAAATTACGTGTTCCGCGTGGGTGAAACTCTTTACTCTTCACGCAAAAGGATACAAAGTTTCCCATCATATTGATGGTACTCGCCCACCTACCGCAGCCGATCCCAAATATGCCGAATGGTGTGAGATTGACGCTCACGTCCTCCAATGGATCTACGGTTCCATCTCCGAGGATCTCCTTCTCCGGGTTCTTGAAACGAATTCCACCGCCTATGAGGCCTGGACTCGTATCAAAAACCATTTTCTTAATAATAAAGGGGCTCGTGCAGCGGCGTTGGAGCATGAATTCACCAATATGATGCTCTCTAAGTGCTCGTCTCTCGATGAGTATTGTCAGAAATTGAAGGACATCGGCAACCAATTAACTGATGTCGGGAGTGCTGTCGATGATCAACGCTAG